In one Magallana gigas chromosome 7, xbMagGiga1.1, whole genome shotgun sequence genomic region, the following are encoded:
- the LOC105335077 gene encoding DNA-3-methyladenine glycosylase isoform X2: MNSKRKRKPEISDGKQSSAQSPSAKVLKVESEARKRLSSDNLTKGMKSRLVKSFYKQDCESLAKALLGKVLVRYCKDTGERLSGLIVETEAYLGGEDKGAHSFNGEGAAVLLRGIDPVDGIDHMQKIRSQKTLKEKDLCNGPSKLCQALKISKDKFNKVDMTSSDEIWLEDGEDLPGTNIVTGARINIDYAEEWAQKPLRFYILGNKSVSKRDKAAEDSLSRV, from the exons atgaatTCAAAGAGGAAAAGGAAACCGGAAATCAGTGATGGAAAGCAATCCTCAGCTCAAAGTCCTTCGGCAAAAGTTTTGAAAGTAGAATCAGAAGCAAGAAAACGCTTGTCCTCTGATAATCTTACCAAAGGAATGAAATCGAGGCTAGTAAAAAGTTTTTACAAGCAGGACTGCGAGAGTCTTGCCAAAGCATTACTTGGCAAGGTTTTGGTACGCTACTGCAAAGACACGGGGGAGAGACTAAGTGGTCTTATTGTGGAGACAGAGGCATACCTAGGGGGAGAGGACAAAGGAGCCCACTCCTTTAATG GTGAGGGAGCTGCTGTTCTGCTGCGTGGGATAGACCCAGTGGATGGAATAGACCACATGCAGAAAATAAGATCACAGAAGACCCTGAAGGAGAAGGACCTGTGTAATGGTCCCTCAAAGCTCTGTCAGGCTCTGAAAATTAGCAAAGACAAATTCAACAAAGTGGACATGACGTCTTCTGATGAAATTTGGCTGGAGGATGGCGAAGATTTACCAGGGACAAATATTGTGACAGGTGCCAGGATTAATATTGACTATGCTGAGGAATGGGCACAGAAGCCACTGCGATTTTACATCCTAGGTAATAAAAGTGTGAGCAAGCGAGACAAAGCTGCTGAAGACAGCCTATCAAGGGTTTGA
- the LOC105335076 gene encoding uncharacterized protein, with the protein MSSKKLSFAENFALSGAAAIISKTAAAPIERIKLLVQNQDEMLKAGRLSEPYKGVIDCTVRTYKTEGFLPFWRGNMANCIRYFPTQALNFAFKDKIKQIFKASKQDSYMLGFAKNIGSGGLAGAMSLCFVYSLDYCRTRLANDAKSAGKGGGERQFNGMVDVYRKTIASDGVAGLYRGFVISCVGIIVYRGCYFGFYDTLRPILLGDNASVLLSFALGYVVTISAGLVSYPIDTIRRRMMMTSGEAVKYKGSLDCAMVIIKNEGFMSLMKGAGANILRGVAGAGVLAGFDKFQALYIAWRLGNEKK; encoded by the coding sequence ATGTCTTCTAAAAAGCTTTCCTTCGCAGAAAACTTCGCTCTTAGTGGAGCTGCTGCCATCATTTCCAAAACTGCAGCTGCACCTATTGAAAGAATCAAGCTTTTGGTTCAGAATCAAGATGAAATGCTCAAGGCTGGTCGTTTGAGTGAGCCATACAAGGGTGTCATTGACTGCACAGTCCGTACCTACAAAACTGAAGGATTTCTTCCATTCTGGAGAGGAAACATGGCCAACTGTATCCGATATTTCCCAACTCAGGCTCTTAACTTTGCCTTCAAGGACAAGATCAAGCAGATCTTCAAGGCCTCTAAACAAGACAGCTACATGTTGGGATTTGCCAAAAACATTGGATCAGGAGGTCTTGCTGGAGCCATGTCCCTCTGCTTCGTCTACTCCCTCGACTACTGCAGAACCCGTCTGGCTAATGATGCCAAGTCAGCTGGAAAAGGTGGCGGAGAACGTCAGTTCAACGGAATGGTTGATGTATACAGAAAGACCATTGCATCCGATGGAGTTGCTGGATTATACAGAGGTTTTGTCATCTCCTGCGTAGGAATCATTGTCTACAGAGGTTGCTACTTCGGCTTTTATGACACTTTACGACCGATTCTCCTAGGAGACAATGCTAGTGTCTTGTTATCATTTGCTCTTGGATACGTGGTCACAATTAGCGCTGGGCTGGTCTCCTACCCCATCGATACAATCAGGAGACGTATGATGATGACATCCGGTGAGGCTGTCAAATACAAGGGATCATTGGATTGCGCTATGGTCATTATCAAGAACGAGGGATTCATGAGCTTGATGAAGGGAGCTGGAGCCAACATTCTAAGAGGTGTAGCCGGCGCTGGTGTGCTCGCTGGATTCGACAAATTCCAAGCCCTCTACATTGCCTGGCGTCTGGGCAACGAGAAGAAGTAG
- the LOC105319282 gene encoding large ribosomal subunit protein eL34, with protein sequence MVQRLTFRRRLSYNTKSNSRRVSKTPGGKLVYLYTKKPGSVPKCGDCKVKLHGITPARPLKLMSMSRRLKTVTRCYGGTRCHRCVRERIVRAFLIEEQKIVVRVLKAQEASKK encoded by the exons ATGGTTCAGCGACTGACTTTCCGTCGTAGACTGTCTTACAACACAAAAAGTAACAGCAGGAGGGT ATCAAAGACTCCTG gTGGTAAATTGGTTTACCTTTACACAAAGAAACCTGGTAGTGTGCCCAAATGTGGAGATTGTAAAGTTAAACTACATGGG ATTACACCTGCCAGGCCCCTGAAGCTGATGTCCATGTCTCGACGACTGAAGACGGTGACACGCTGCTATGGAGGTACTCGCTGCCACAGATGTGTTCGCGAGAG GATAGTCCGGGCTTTCCTTATTGAAGAACAGAAGATTGTGGTCCGTGTATTGAAAGCACAAGAAGCCTCCAAAAAATAA
- the LOC105335077 gene encoding putative 3-methyladenine DNA glycosylase isoform X1, with the protein MNSKRKRKPEISDGKQSSAQSPSAKVLKVESEARKRLSSDNLTKGMKSRLVKSFYKQDCESLAKALLGKVLVRYCKDTGERLSGLIVETEAYLGGEDKGAHSFNGKRTNKNEAMFMEPGTCYVYNIYGMYCCMNISSEGEGAAVLLRGIDPVDGIDHMQKIRSQKTLKEKDLCNGPSKLCQALKISKDKFNKVDMTSSDEIWLEDGEDLPGTNIVTGARINIDYAEEWAQKPLRFYILGNKSVSKRDKAAEDSLSRV; encoded by the exons atgaatTCAAAGAGGAAAAGGAAACCGGAAATCAGTGATGGAAAGCAATCCTCAGCTCAAAGTCCTTCGGCAAAAGTTTTGAAAGTAGAATCAGAAGCAAGAAAACGCTTGTCCTCTGATAATCTTACCAAAGGAATGAAATCGAGGCTAGTAAAAAGTTTTTACAAGCAGGACTGCGAGAGTCTTGCCAAAGCATTACTTGGCAAGGTTTTGGTACGCTACTGCAAAGACACGGGGGAGAGACTAAGTGGTCTTATTGTGGAGACAGAGGCATACCTAGGGGGAGAGGACAAAGGAGCCCACTCCTTTAATGGTAAAAGGACTAACAAAAATGAGGCCATGTTTATGGAACCAGGGACATGTTATGTTTACAATATCTATGGCATGTACTGCTGTATGAATATATCCAGTGAAG GTGAGGGAGCTGCTGTTCTGCTGCGTGGGATAGACCCAGTGGATGGAATAGACCACATGCAGAAAATAAGATCACAGAAGACCCTGAAGGAGAAGGACCTGTGTAATGGTCCCTCAAAGCTCTGTCAGGCTCTGAAAATTAGCAAAGACAAATTCAACAAAGTGGACATGACGTCTTCTGATGAAATTTGGCTGGAGGATGGCGAAGATTTACCAGGGACAAATATTGTGACAGGTGCCAGGATTAATATTGACTATGCTGAGGAATGGGCACAGAAGCCACTGCGATTTTACATCCTAGGTAATAAAAGTGTGAGCAAGCGAGACAAAGCTGCTGAAGACAGCCTATCAAGGGTTTGA
- the LOC105332076 gene encoding zinc finger protein 862-like produces MDKFVTITKRKSTDDQTADKNNNETTLAKHGKYEKTKRKRCYVKTWEETWPWVRHDDINDTMYCTICREFPAVGNVKNNSFYEGCKLFRVESLKAHQTSDVHVICTSFYRQKNGTPVKKDGNQTHVSDNVNVRATPIMTALLKLDENQMKRLDALFNIAYKIAKHGKPHSDFEIDCKLIQKLGVDLGNNYLNANRCKDFIKFIADAMTEAVADDLKGANFVSVLSDGSTDCSNLEQENVLIRYVSPKTRNPVTIFCGIVNLEHGHADGVLDGIFRALSLVGLTKENLKANEPGPTLICANFDGANVMQGKKNGVVGKLVKEYNHVLGMWCIAHKLQLAVMDSVKDVQSLQKLESTLKGIYKYYHGSPKRRREIKAIADILDADLAHIPDVKDVRWVASQGKALRAIQTNLLVVTTHLDEAASRTDLYAGTAKKYLKDLTSAPVLKIMFLLIDVLDVITDLSKFFQTEDMLVLEVLPKVEAVILRLTSLKFHPGNNMREFMSKYNPEEKMFGDLKLHGPCNPVDYMDSETRKILDAVIKSLDERFGMFRESPLKDFNTVFNFKIWPSDRTSLALYGRDGLENILKFFEPIFDETKDSILNEYLDLKVCIAHYKTMSIYDAYLLVSETASPKFTHLQKVIDLMLSVSCSSAKCERVFSSMKLMKTRLRSNLSQENLQAQINVMVEGPPLHEFKASKAIEHWLGTSRGRHVNGHQAPERKSRQNENDLYNYDEFEVYEK; encoded by the exons ATGGACAAGTTTGTAACAATAACGAAGAGAAAAAGTACAGATGATCAGACAGCTGATAAAAACAACAACGAAACTACATTAGCGAAACATGGTAAATACGAAAAGACCAAACGGAAAAGATGCTACGTGAAAACGTGGGAGGAAACCTGGCCTTGGGTACGACATGACGATATAAATGACACAATGTACTGCACAATTTGCAGGGAATTTCCTGCGGTTGGCAACGTAAAAAACAATTCTTTCTACGAAGGATGCAAACTCTTTCGTGTGGAATCTCTTAAGGCCCATCAAACTAGCGATGTTCATGTGATATGCACCAGTTTCTATCGCCAGAAAAACGGAACTCCCGTGAAAAAGGATGGAAATCAAACACATGTAAGTGACAATGTCAATGTTAGAGCAACACCTATTATGACAGCATTGCTGAAGTTAGATGAAAACCAAATGAAAAGGCTTGATGCTCTTTTCAATATagcatataaaattgcaaaacatGGTAAACCACACAGTGATTTTGAAATCGATTGTAAATTGATTCAGAAACTTGGTGTTGATCTTGGGAAcaattatttgaatgcaaatagatgtaaagattttataaaatttatcgCTGATGCTATGACTGAAGCTGTTGCTGATGATTTGAAAGGAGCAAATTTTGTTTCTGTTCTCTCTGATGGTAGCACTGACTGTAGTAACCTTGAACAAGAGAATGTCCTCATACGATATGTGTCTCCTAAGACTCGGAATCCTGTAACAATATTTTGTGGCATTGTAAATTTGGAACATGGTCATGCAGATGGCGTTTTAGATGGCATTTTCAGAGCCTTGAGTTTAGTTGGCTTAACGAAGGAGAATTTGAAAGCTAATGAACCAGGTCCAACATTAATTTGCGCGAACTTTGACGGTGCAAATGTCATGCAAGGTAAGAAAAATGGAGTTGTGGGAAAACTGGTAAAGGAATACAATCATGTTTTGGGAATGTGGTGTATTGCACACAAACTTCAACTGGCAGTGATGGATTCAGTCAAGGATGTTCAAAGTCTTCAGAAATTGGAAAGCACTTTAAAAGGAATCTATAAGTATTATCATGGATCACCAAAGAGACGCAGAGAAATAAAAGCCATAGCAGACATTCTTGATGCTGATCTTGCACATATCCCAGATGTTAAGGAT GTGAGATGGGTTGCAAGTCAAGGGAAAGCCCTAAGAGCCATCCAAACAAATTTGCTTGTTGTCACAACACATTTAGATGAAGCTGCAAGCAGGACAGACTTGTATGCAGGCACAGCAAAGAAATACCTCAAAGATTTGACATCTGCCccagttttgaaaatcatgtttCTACTCATTGATGTCTTAGATGTCATTACAGATCTGTCCAAG TTCTTCCAAACAGAAGATATGCTTGTGTTGGAAGTGCTTCCCAAAGTCGAGGCAGTCATCTTGAGGTTGACCTCATTGAAATTTCATCCTGGAAACAACATGAGGGAGTTTATGTCCAAGTATAATCCAGAGGAGAAAATGTTTGGAGATCTTAAACTACATGGTCCCTGCAATCCTGTTGACTACATGGACAGTGAAACAAGAAAGATATTGGATGCTGTGATAAAGTCTTTGGATGAAAG attTGGCATGTTTAGAGAAAGTCCACTGAAGGATTTTAACACCGTGTTTAACTTCAAAATCTGGCCATCAGACAGAACCTCTCTAGCTCTTTATGGAAGAGATGGtcttgaaaacattttgaaattctttgaaCCTATATTTGATGAAACTAAggattcaattttaaatgaatatcttGATTTGAAAGTATGTATTGCACATTATAAAACTATGTCTATCTATGATGCATATTTGCTAGTGTCTGAAACAGCTTCCCCAAAGTTTACACATTTGCAGAAAGTCATAGATTTAATGTTGAGTGTTAGTTGTAGTTCAGCAAAATGTGAGAGAGTTTTTTCAAGcatgaaattaatgaaaacaagaCTAAGATCAAACTTAAGTCAGGAAAATTTGCAAGCTCAGATAAATGTTATGGTTGAAGGCCCACCCCTCCATGAATTTAAGGCCTCCAAGGCAATAGAACACTGGTTAGGGACATCAAGGGGTAGACATGTGAATGGACATCAGGCCCCTGAGAGAAAATCCagacaaaatgaaaatgatttgtataactatgatgaatttgaagtgtatgaaaaatga